In Mercurialis annua linkage group LG5, ddMerAnnu1.2, whole genome shotgun sequence, a single genomic region encodes these proteins:
- the LOC126682861 gene encoding VQ motif-containing protein 25-like translates to MENIGRPKHKCNPIPSPTSKLAMHRDSHVIAKPAVRIIHIFAPEIIKTDVANFRELVQRLTGKPGDLETGSRRNTKTVGNSPCCKKLMTTQTTKKKKIITTSDESNRQKMQLQDYGLSMEDEQSEIWSGGESSSNHLLDGFADFNSFIHNLSHNVSLTTSQIDVFGDLHFA, encoded by the coding sequence ATGGAAAATATAGGGAGGCCAAAACACAAGTGTAACCCTATCCCATCTCCTACTTCAAAGCTAGCCATGCACAGAGATTCTCATGTAATAGCCAAGCCTGCTGTGCGCATAATTCACATATTTGCACCAGAGATCATCAAGACCGATGTTGCCAACTTTAGAGAGCTTGTTCAGAGACTCACCGGCAAACCTGGTGATCTTGAAACCGGTAGCCGGAGGAACACGAAAACGGTAGGAAACTCGCCGTGCTGTAAGAAACTGATGACGACGCAGacgacgaagaagaagaagattattACTACAAGTGATGAATCAAACAGACAAAAGATGCAGCTTCAAGATTATGGATTGTCTATGGAAGATGAACAAAGTGAGATATGGAGCGGTGGTGAGAGTTCAAGTAATCATCTTCTTGATGGGTTTGCagattttaatagttttatacATAATTTGAGTCATAATGTTTCATTAACAACTTCTCAAATAGATGTGTTTGGAGATTTGCACTTTGCTTGA